A part of Ammospiza caudacuta isolate bAmmCau1 chromosome 5, bAmmCau1.pri, whole genome shotgun sequence genomic DNA contains:
- the TMCC3 gene encoding transmembrane and coiled-coil domain protein 3 isoform X1: protein MDKSARSPRKAGSLWTFRRQALCINFSGNTAAGRQVERHDMNTLSLPLNIRRGGSDTNLNFDVPDGVLEFHKVKLNADSLKQKILKVTEQIKVEQTARDGNVAEYLKLVNSADKQQAGRIKQVFEKKNQKSAHSIAQLQKKLEQYHKKLKDIEQNGSSKATKDTSKDNLKDVQHGKSRSTGHGAESSKSGVPGVSLTPPVFVFSKSREFANLIRNKFGSADNIAHLKNTLDEFRPETSSRTYGGSATIVAKPKYVSDDECSSGTSGSADSNGNTSFSPAVASTLDSQGKLSMILEELREIKETQSQLADDIENLKTQFKRDYGFISQMLQEERFRYERLEDQLNDLTDLHQHETANLKQELASIEEKVAYQAYERSRDVQEALESCQTRVSKLELHQQEQQAQQSETVNAKVLLGKCINVILAFMTVILVCVSTIAKFIAPMMKSRFHIICTFFAVTLLAIFCKNWDHIICAIERMIIPR, encoded by the exons gTGGAAAGACATGACATGAATACCCTGAGTCTACCACTTAACATCCGTCGTGGAGGTTCTGATACCAACCTGAACTTTGATGTACCAGATGGGGTCCTAGAGTTTCACAAAGTCAAACTCAATGCAGATAGCTTGAAACAGAAAATCCTTAAGGTTACAGAACAAATCAAGGTTGAACAAACAGCTCGAGATGGAAACGTGGCTGAGTATTTGAAACTGGTGAACAGTGCAGACAAGCAGCAGGCTGGGCGCATCAAGCAAGTCTTTGAGAAAAAGAACCAGAAATCTGCCCACTCCATTGCCCAGCTGCAGAAGAAATTGGAACAGTATCACAAAAAGCTCAAGGATATTGAACAAAATGGATCTTCCAAAGCTACCAAGGATACTTCCAAAGATAACTTGAAAGACGTTCAGCATGGAAAGTCTCGTAGCACTGGGCAcggagcagagagcagcaagtCGGGTGTGCCGGGTGTATCTCTGACACCCCCTGTCTTTGTTTTCAGCAAGTCCAGAGAGTTTGCCAATCTGATCCGAAACAAATTTGGTAGTGCAGACAACATTGCTCATCTGAAAAATACCCTGGATGAATTTCGGCCAGAAACGAGTTCTAGAACCTATGGGGGCAGTGCCACCATTGTTGCCAAACCAAAATATGTTAGTGATGATGAATGCTCAAGTGGGACCTCTGGATCAGCAGACAGCAATGGGAATACTTCCTTTAGTCCTGCTGTGGCAAGCACCCTGGACAGCCAAGGAAAGCTTTCCATGATTTTGGAGGAACTAAGGGAAATCAAGGAGACACAGTCTCAATTAGCTGATGATATTGAGAATTTAAAAACCCAATTTAAAAGAGACTATGGCTTTATTTCTCAGATGCTACAAGAGGAAAGATTtag ATATGAAAGATTGGAGGACCAGTTAAATGACCTCACTGACCTTCATCAACATGAGACAGCAAACTTGAAACAAGAGCTAGCCAGCATAGAGGAGAAGGTGGCGTATCAGGCCTACGAGCGATCACGAGATGTTCAG gAAGCCTTGGAATCATGCCAGACCCGAGTTTCCAAACTGGAGCTCCATCAGCAAGAACAGCAAGCACAGCAGTCTGAAACAGTTAATGCCAAAGTGCTCCTGGGGAAGTGTATAAATGTTATCCTGGCCTTCATGACTGTCATCTTAGTCTGTGTTTCTACTATTGCAAAGTTCATTGCTCCTATGATGAAGAGCCGCTTTCATATCATCTGCACTTTCTTTGCAGTGACGCTGCTGGCAATATTTTGTAAAAACTGGGATCATATCATTTGTGCTATAGAAAGAATGATTATACCAAGATGA
- the TMCC3 gene encoding transmembrane and coiled-coil domain protein 3 isoform X2, with the protein MPGSDTALAVDRTYSDPERHRRRKTRVERHDMNTLSLPLNIRRGGSDTNLNFDVPDGVLEFHKVKLNADSLKQKILKVTEQIKVEQTARDGNVAEYLKLVNSADKQQAGRIKQVFEKKNQKSAHSIAQLQKKLEQYHKKLKDIEQNGSSKATKDTSKDNLKDVQHGKSRSTGHGAESSKSGVPGVSLTPPVFVFSKSREFANLIRNKFGSADNIAHLKNTLDEFRPETSSRTYGGSATIVAKPKYVSDDECSSGTSGSADSNGNTSFSPAVASTLDSQGKLSMILEELREIKETQSQLADDIENLKTQFKRDYGFISQMLQEERFRYERLEDQLNDLTDLHQHETANLKQELASIEEKVAYQAYERSRDVQEALESCQTRVSKLELHQQEQQAQQSETVNAKVLLGKCINVILAFMTVILVCVSTIAKFIAPMMKSRFHIICTFFAVTLLAIFCKNWDHIICAIERMIIPR; encoded by the exons gTGGAAAGACATGACATGAATACCCTGAGTCTACCACTTAACATCCGTCGTGGAGGTTCTGATACCAACCTGAACTTTGATGTACCAGATGGGGTCCTAGAGTTTCACAAAGTCAAACTCAATGCAGATAGCTTGAAACAGAAAATCCTTAAGGTTACAGAACAAATCAAGGTTGAACAAACAGCTCGAGATGGAAACGTGGCTGAGTATTTGAAACTGGTGAACAGTGCAGACAAGCAGCAGGCTGGGCGCATCAAGCAAGTCTTTGAGAAAAAGAACCAGAAATCTGCCCACTCCATTGCCCAGCTGCAGAAGAAATTGGAACAGTATCACAAAAAGCTCAAGGATATTGAACAAAATGGATCTTCCAAAGCTACCAAGGATACTTCCAAAGATAACTTGAAAGACGTTCAGCATGGAAAGTCTCGTAGCACTGGGCAcggagcagagagcagcaagtCGGGTGTGCCGGGTGTATCTCTGACACCCCCTGTCTTTGTTTTCAGCAAGTCCAGAGAGTTTGCCAATCTGATCCGAAACAAATTTGGTAGTGCAGACAACATTGCTCATCTGAAAAATACCCTGGATGAATTTCGGCCAGAAACGAGTTCTAGAACCTATGGGGGCAGTGCCACCATTGTTGCCAAACCAAAATATGTTAGTGATGATGAATGCTCAAGTGGGACCTCTGGATCAGCAGACAGCAATGGGAATACTTCCTTTAGTCCTGCTGTGGCAAGCACCCTGGACAGCCAAGGAAAGCTTTCCATGATTTTGGAGGAACTAAGGGAAATCAAGGAGACACAGTCTCAATTAGCTGATGATATTGAGAATTTAAAAACCCAATTTAAAAGAGACTATGGCTTTATTTCTCAGATGCTACAAGAGGAAAGATTtag ATATGAAAGATTGGAGGACCAGTTAAATGACCTCACTGACCTTCATCAACATGAGACAGCAAACTTGAAACAAGAGCTAGCCAGCATAGAGGAGAAGGTGGCGTATCAGGCCTACGAGCGATCACGAGATGTTCAG gAAGCCTTGGAATCATGCCAGACCCGAGTTTCCAAACTGGAGCTCCATCAGCAAGAACAGCAAGCACAGCAGTCTGAAACAGTTAATGCCAAAGTGCTCCTGGGGAAGTGTATAAATGTTATCCTGGCCTTCATGACTGTCATCTTAGTCTGTGTTTCTACTATTGCAAAGTTCATTGCTCCTATGATGAAGAGCCGCTTTCATATCATCTGCACTTTCTTTGCAGTGACGCTGCTGGCAATATTTTGTAAAAACTGGGATCATATCATTTGTGCTATAGAAAGAATGATTATACCAAGATGA